The Deltaproteobacteria bacterium genome has a window encoding:
- a CDS encoding glycogen synthase translates to DNAERFIFFSRAVLELCLALNLKPDIIHCNDWQTGLIPVYLKTLYADTPSLRSTASLFTIHNLGYQGLFWHYDLHLTGLGWELFTPRALEFFGKLNLMKGGIVFADTLNTVSPNYRKEILTPANGFGLEGILKTRENDLYAVLNGVDSQVWDPSKDPFLPVPYTSSNLENKKICKSHLQGLFHLKKKGELPIIAIISKLLDRKGLDLVSQFFPRLMELDLQIILMGQGAEQYQSWAMEMVEKYPGLIGLEMGYNEPLAHQIQAGADILLMPSRYEPCGLDQLYALKYGTIPIVRAVGGLEDTVEDYDPQNDQGTGFKFKEYEWEKLFQTIQRALAVFRDKPRWKRLIQRAMNQDFSWEKSASQYDALYQKAMQKKRVL, encoded by the coding sequence AGGACAATGCCGAGCGTTTTATTTTCTTCTCCCGCGCTGTTTTGGAATTATGTCTGGCTTTAAACCTCAAACCGGATATTATTCATTGCAATGATTGGCAAACCGGTTTGATTCCCGTTTATTTGAAAACCCTGTATGCCGACACCCCCTCTCTCAGGTCTACCGCCAGCCTTTTCACTATTCACAACCTGGGATATCAAGGCCTTTTCTGGCACTATGACCTTCATCTGACCGGATTAGGCTGGGAATTATTCACCCCCCGGGCCTTGGAATTCTTCGGCAAGTTGAACCTGATGAAAGGCGGGATCGTTTTTGCCGATACCTTGAATACGGTCAGCCCCAACTATCGAAAAGAAATTTTGACCCCGGCCAACGGATTTGGCTTGGAAGGGATACTCAAGACCCGGGAGAACGACCTGTATGCCGTCTTGAATGGAGTAGATTCCCAGGTTTGGGATCCCTCTAAAGATCCTTTTCTGCCGGTTCCCTATACCTCTTCCAATCTGGAAAACAAAAAGATCTGTAAAAGCCATCTCCAGGGATTATTCCACTTAAAGAAAAAGGGGGAACTCCCGATTATTGCCATTATTTCCAAGTTGTTGGATCGGAAAGGCCTGGATCTTGTCAGCCAGTTTTTCCCCCGTTTAATGGAATTGGATTTGCAAATCATTTTAATGGGCCAAGGGGCCGAACAATACCAAAGCTGGGCCATGGAAATGGTCGAGAAATACCCGGGTCTGATCGGCCTCGAAATGGGTTATAACGAACCCTTGGCCCATCAAATTCAGGCCGGGGCCGACATTCTGCTCATGCCCTCCCGTTATGAACCCTGCGGCCTCGACCAGTTATATGCCTTGAAATACGGCACCATCCCTATCGTCAGGGCCGTAGGGGGATTGGAAGATACGGTTGAAGACTATGACCCCCAGAATGACCAGGGGACGGGTTTTAAATTCAAGGAATATGAATGGGAGAAACTGTTTCAAACCATTCAAAGGGCCTTAGCGGTCTTTCGGGATAAACCTCGCTGGAAGCGCTTGATACAGAGGGCCATGAATCAGGATTTTTCCTGGGAAAAATCGGCCTCCCAGTATGATGCGCTTTACCAAAAGGCGATGCAGAAAAAAAGGGTTTTGTAA
- a CDS encoding GAF domain-containing protein produces the protein MKASMEKGFELLKKTIRVANSSIGFEDRLQGVLDLLVRKEEIERAALFFVTPEQETLELKKVSPQGVPWNSRSFHMAQTPIKEVIQNRSAVLIPQLTRKEHKALLKNPFFKGFNSLIALPVGDDNVLYGVLGLLSRQALTPDPPHLEALDLVAWELAGIIRNSRVYTESKKRIAELSVLYQVGKVIGSTLELNDLIEKTVAITAQVINATGSTLMILEKHSETVLVESEFGLVPSLVKGKIHQDILDQKGDHIYNRGATAYSRSQLDLPFKDEKAKGSVEPHLISSYMCIALNFKGLYRGRLCVYEKIGLGGESDAFFNEEDLSVLSTIGNIIASSLENALTFQRIETLARKNEWMVRNLSTLYQIDSAMMTTASLKDHPQIILEAITLEEGLGFNRAVLLLADEDRKILTPKAWSIQREIKKGPSGQPGNGLTGSGLSRFLVDQAAQIRNLRPDSDHVFKNIKIPLTKESGILARTFLEGRTFVVEQAMEDPDTNKDLAKRLKLDAFASIPMYAKDKVVGVIEVDNFIDKRPITQEDLYLLTLLAHQAGLAFENARLYDFIEKTNDELKVARERLIESEKMVAIGEMTSGLAHEIRNPLVSIGGFVRRLNKKFQGDDQAQSYFQVIINEVERLEKILNEMTDFSQNHRGNYKEWDLNQIVEEALNLIQRELDEGHIGVQKKWGKIPKVFGDNRQLRHVFYNLFLNSCQALPHGGLLTLRTFLDKEPGRSWIACEVKDNGGGIPPELLHNIFNPFFTTKDHGSGLGLSIVHKIITRHQGEVDIDNRPGEGVSFLIKFPLAKEAQHYFGKIKIFEEENHEKDLNRR, from the coding sequence ATGAAAGCTTCTATGGAAAAGGGCTTTGAACTGTTAAAAAAAACCATCCGGGTGGCCAATTCCAGTATTGGTTTTGAAGACCGCCTTCAGGGGGTTTTGGATTTGCTGGTTCGAAAAGAAGAGATCGAAAGAGCGGCCTTGTTTTTTGTTACCCCGGAGCAGGAGACCCTGGAATTAAAAAAGGTAAGCCCTCAGGGCGTTCCCTGGAATAGCCGCTCCTTTCATATGGCCCAGACCCCTATCAAGGAAGTCATTCAAAATCGCAGTGCGGTTCTGATCCCCCAATTGACCCGTAAAGAACACAAGGCCCTGTTAAAAAATCCCTTCTTCAAAGGTTTTAATTCCCTGATCGCCCTTCCGGTCGGAGACGATAACGTTCTTTATGGTGTTTTAGGTCTGCTTTCCCGACAGGCCTTAACCCCTGACCCTCCCCACCTGGAGGCCCTCGATCTGGTAGCCTGGGAACTGGCCGGTATTATAAGAAATTCCAGAGTGTATACCGAATCCAAGAAACGGATTGCCGAACTCAGTGTCTTGTACCAAGTGGGTAAAGTGATCGGCTCGACACTGGAATTGAATGACCTGATTGAAAAGACAGTGGCCATAACCGCCCAGGTGATCAACGCCACCGGTTCAACCTTAATGATCTTAGAAAAACATTCCGAAACGGTCCTTGTGGAATCGGAATTTGGGCTGGTGCCCTCTTTGGTGAAAGGGAAAATTCATCAAGATATCCTGGATCAAAAAGGGGATCATATCTATAACCGGGGGGCTACCGCTTATTCCAGATCCCAACTCGATCTGCCTTTTAAAGACGAGAAGGCCAAAGGATCGGTAGAGCCCCATCTCATTTCATCCTACATGTGTATCGCCTTAAATTTCAAAGGCCTTTATCGGGGTCGGCTTTGTGTTTATGAAAAGATAGGTCTGGGCGGGGAGTCTGATGCCTTCTTTAACGAGGAGGACTTGTCGGTCCTTTCGACCATCGGCAATATTATCGCCAGTTCCCTTGAAAATGCCTTGACCTTTCAAAGAATCGAAACCCTGGCCCGAAAAAATGAATGGATGGTTAGAAATCTATCTACTCTTTACCAGATTGATAGTGCCATGATGACCACCGCTTCGTTGAAAGACCACCCCCAGATTATTTTAGAGGCCATTACCTTGGAAGAAGGGTTGGGGTTTAACCGGGCCGTCCTGCTCTTAGCCGATGAAGACCGGAAAATCCTGACTCCCAAGGCCTGGTCTATCCAAAGAGAAATCAAGAAAGGCCCTTCCGGTCAACCGGGAAACGGTCTAACCGGCAGCGGCTTAAGCCGCTTTCTGGTCGATCAAGCCGCTCAAATAAGAAACTTACGCCCGGACTCGGATCACGTTTTCAAGAATATAAAAATCCCCCTGACCAAAGAATCGGGTATTTTGGCTCGAACCTTTTTGGAAGGCCGCACCTTTGTAGTAGAACAGGCCATGGAAGACCCGGATACCAACAAAGATCTGGCCAAGCGTTTGAAATTGGACGCCTTCGCATCCATCCCGATGTATGCCAAGGATAAAGTGGTCGGGGTTATCGAAGTAGACAACTTTATCGATAAACGTCCCATTACCCAAGAAGACCTTTATTTGTTAACCCTATTGGCCCATCAGGCCGGACTGGCCTTTGAAAACGCCCGGCTCTACGATTTTATTGAAAAGACCAATGATGAACTAAAAGTGGCCCGGGAACGACTTATAGAATCCGAAAAAATGGTGGCCATCGGAGAAATGACTTCCGGATTGGCCCATGAGATCCGAAACCCCTTAGTGTCCATCGGGGGATTCGTCCGACGTCTTAATAAAAAATTCCAGGGCGATGATCAAGCCCAGTCTTATTTCCAGGTAATTATAAACGAAGTGGAGCGGCTGGAAAAAATTTTAAATGAAATGACGGATTTTTCTCAGAACCATCGCGGTAATTACAAGGAATGGGATCTGAATCAAATCGTGGAAGAGGCCTTGAACCTGATTCAAAGGGAATTGGACGAAGGCCATATTGGTGTTCAAAAAAAATGGGGTAAAATCCCTAAGGTATTCGGCGACAACCGTCAGTTACGCCACGTTTTTTATAACCTGTTCCTGAATTCCTGTCAGGCTTTGCCCCATGGAGGGCTGTTGACCCTGCGAACCTTCTTGGACAAAGAGCCGGGGCGATCCTGGATTGCCTGTGAAGTCAAGGATAACGGAGGGGGAATCCCGCCGGAACTTCTTCATAATATCTTTAATCCCTTTTTTACCACCAAGGACCATGGCTCGGGCCTGGGACTTTCCATCGTCCACAAGATCATTACCCGCCATCAGGGGGAAGTGGATATCGACAACCGGCCGGGAGAGGGGGTCTCTTTTTTGATCAAATTTCCCTTAGCCAAAGAAGCCCAGCACTATTTCGGTAAAATAAAAATTTTTGAGGAGGAAAATCATGAAAAGGATCTTAATCGCAGATGA
- a CDS encoding response regulator, with translation MKRILIADDEEALQRLYKEEFEEEGYEVLLAGNGKEVISLLEDPDHLPDLIVMDIRMPEMNGIDTLRMIKEKYPQLPVILCSAYSEFKQDFSTWASDDYVVKSSDLTELKEAVKRHLKE, from the coding sequence ATGAAAAGGATCTTAATCGCAGATGACGAAGAGGCCCTCCAAAGGCTTTACAAGGAAGAATTTGAGGAAGAGGGCTATGAGGTGCTTTTGGCCGGAAATGGCAAAGAGGTGATTTCCCTGTTGGAAGATCCCGATCACCTGCCGGATCTGATCGTCATGGATATTCGCATGCCGGAAATGAACGGCATTGATACTTTGAGGATGATCAAGGAAAAGTATCCCCAATTGCCGGTCATCCTTTGTTCGGCCTATAGTGAATTCAAACAGGATTTTTCGACCTGGGCCTCGGACGATTATGTGGTTAAATCTTCCGATCTCACGGAACTTAAAGAAGCAGTCAAGCGGCACTTGAAAGAATAA
- a CDS encoding LysR family transcriptional regulator, giving the protein MLNLNQLRFFYEAARSQNFTVAARKLFVSQPAVTAQIKQLEDQATLKLFKKRGRKIYLTDEGKTLFEYVKRLFEYELQVEHVIEDLKKLKRGVLRLGTTKTYARYFMSAILSAFCETYPQVKIFLDEGNSFNIMQSLLAFQNEIAVIAHIEDDPRIRIIPFCQEELVLILAANHPLGKKENLGVEDLAREPLIMKETGSATRKIINDLFIGKKLVPNILMESGNAEFIKQVVQRGEGISFLVKSSVLSELNEKKLIERPIRGENLYLTVNIAYLEGQELSRAAQAFLEIITQFIPRKGPEENIRIIMNQMLENWK; this is encoded by the coding sequence ATGCTGAATCTCAACCAGTTAAGGTTTTTTTATGAGGCGGCACGCTCTCAAAATTTTACTGTTGCAGCCAGGAAACTTTTTGTTTCGCAACCGGCAGTGACCGCCCAGATTAAACAATTGGAGGACCAGGCTACTCTGAAATTGTTCAAGAAACGGGGCCGAAAAATTTATTTGACCGATGAAGGAAAGACCCTGTTTGAATATGTAAAAAGGCTCTTTGAATATGAACTGCAGGTGGAACATGTCATTGAGGACCTGAAAAAATTGAAAAGAGGGGTATTACGTCTTGGGACAACCAAAACCTATGCTCGATATTTCATGTCGGCTATTCTTTCCGCCTTTTGCGAAACCTATCCGCAGGTCAAAATTTTCCTGGACGAGGGGAATTCTTTTAATATTATGCAAAGCCTCCTGGCTTTTCAAAATGAAATTGCCGTGATCGCCCATATAGAAGATGATCCCCGGATCCGGATCATTCCCTTCTGTCAGGAAGAATTAGTGCTGATACTGGCCGCCAATCACCCTTTAGGGAAAAAAGAAAACCTTGGCGTTGAAGATTTGGCCCGGGAACCTCTTATAATGAAAGAAACCGGATCAGCAACCAGAAAAATAATTAATGATCTATTTATAGGGAAGAAGTTGGTCCCCAATATTCTTATGGAAAGCGGGAATGCCGAATTTATCAAACAAGTCGTCCAACGTGGTGAAGGTATTTCCTTTTTAGTCAAATCGTCCGTCCTCTCCGAACTTAATGAAAAAAAACTTATCGAACGACCCATACGGGGAGAAAACCTCTATCTAACGGTCAACATCGCTTATCTTGAAGGACAGGAGTTGTCTCGTGCCGCCCAGGCCTTTTTAGAAATTATTACCCAATTCATCCCGAGAAAGGGACCGGAGGAAAATATCAGAATAATCATGAATCAGATGCTGGAAAATTGGAAATGA
- a CDS encoding PEP-utilizing enzyme, mobile region, producing MSELKKFPYAEEVDLPAELKGWEEMYPAHRLFSKDRDEWEKRHFWFQDKIHAPEPMYPLDDIFHEAWQIALSQFTTRVFCIPPAQGVAQRMLGCYMYIAAVEPPPGEVIGQKAELFGKRVPYTFQNYEKQFEQWLVRFKQLGEDMEKLQIPAELPMFVPEEEVIPMPKGTTSANDLMESYNTIISLIFKAWQYHFQYLNLAYLAYLMFVDTAKRLFPGIKESTIGKMVAGAEVSMFRPEEELCRLARLATGKPAIAAILKKETSAEAKMNELQGSSDGQAWLDEIEKIKNPWFYVSCGSGWYHYEGSWITKMDVPFSYLKSYVERLEAGLDIERKLEGISAERDRIVSEYKDLIQSDDDKKSFDDAYNVVRSIYRYAEDHLFWVEHWLHTIWFRKIREFGNILTKNNLLKNPDDIYLFNRFEVPMLLEDLATTWALGEGVPSRGQHWMETAEKREKILEAARKWHATPALGVPPAEVSEPFTVMLWGITTDTVGEWLKGTGAGDQDMNELKGFAASAGIAEGPARVLKLLEDVVKLQTGEIMVAPCTNPSWAPVFTKIKAAVTDIGGLTSHAAIVSREYGLPSVTGTGVATSVIKTGDIIKVDGSTGIVTIIKKA from the coding sequence ATGTCAGAGCTAAAAAAGTTTCCGTATGCCGAAGAGGTAGACTTACCCGCTGAACTGAAAGGTTGGGAAGAGATGTATCCTGCTCACCGGTTATTCAGCAAAGACCGAGACGAATGGGAAAAGAGACATTTTTGGTTTCAGGATAAAATTCATGCTCCAGAACCGATGTATCCGCTTGATGATATTTTTCATGAAGCCTGGCAAATCGCCCTTTCCCAATTTACCACCCGCGTGTTCTGTATTCCTCCTGCCCAGGGAGTCGCCCAAAGAATGTTGGGTTGCTATATGTACATCGCTGCCGTAGAACCGCCTCCGGGAGAAGTCATCGGTCAAAAAGCCGAGCTTTTCGGCAAGCGGGTCCCTTATACCTTCCAGAATTATGAAAAACAGTTCGAGCAATGGCTGGTGCGCTTTAAACAACTGGGCGAAGACATGGAAAAACTCCAGATTCCCGCGGAACTGCCCATGTTCGTTCCTGAGGAAGAAGTGATTCCCATGCCAAAGGGAACGACCTCGGCTAACGATCTGATGGAAAGCTATAACACCATCATCAGTCTTATCTTCAAGGCCTGGCAATACCACTTTCAATATTTGAACCTCGCCTATCTCGCTTATCTTATGTTCGTCGATACCGCCAAGAGGCTTTTCCCGGGAATTAAGGAGAGCACCATCGGTAAAATGGTGGCCGGGGCTGAAGTCTCCATGTTCCGGCCGGAGGAGGAACTCTGCCGTTTGGCACGTTTGGCAACCGGCAAACCGGCCATTGCGGCCATCCTGAAAAAAGAGACTTCCGCCGAAGCAAAAATGAACGAGCTTCAAGGCAGCAGTGACGGCCAGGCCTGGCTGGATGAAATCGAAAAAATCAAAAACCCCTGGTTTTATGTATCCTGCGGCAGCGGCTGGTATCACTATGAAGGAAGCTGGATAACCAAAATGGATGTCCCCTTCAGTTACTTGAAGAGTTATGTCGAAAGACTGGAGGCGGGACTGGACATTGAACGAAAACTGGAAGGAATATCAGCCGAAAGAGACCGCATTGTCAGCGAATACAAGGATCTGATTCAATCGGACGACGACAAAAAATCCTTTGATGATGCCTATAATGTTGTCCGATCAATTTATCGCTATGCCGAAGATCACCTTTTCTGGGTTGAGCACTGGCTCCATACCATCTGGTTCCGTAAGATAAGGGAATTCGGTAATATTCTGACCAAAAACAATCTGTTAAAAAATCCGGATGATATCTATCTCTTCAACCGCTTTGAAGTCCCCATGCTCCTCGAAGATCTGGCTACTACCTGGGCTCTGGGTGAAGGAGTCCCTTCACGAGGGCAACATTGGATGGAAACAGCCGAAAAAAGAGAAAAAATTCTGGAAGCCGCCAGAAAATGGCATGCCACCCCTGCTCTGGGAGTCCCACCGGCCGAGGTTTCCGAGCCTTTTACCGTTATGCTCTGGGGTATTACCACCGATACAGTAGGAGAATGGTTGAAAGGAACCGGCGCCGGAGATCAGGATATGAATGAGCTGAAGGGTTTTGCTGCTTCGGCGGGTATCGCCGAAGGGCCGGCCCGAGTCCTCAAGCTGCTCGAAGATGTAGTCAAACTGCAAACGGGCGAGATCATGGTGGCCCCCTGTACCAATCCCTCCTGGGCACCGGTTTTTACAAAGATTAAAGCAGCCGTAACGGATATTGGAGGGCTGACCTCCCATGCCGCCATTGTTTCCCGGGAATATGGCCTGCCCTCGGTAACGGGTACAGGAGTGGCAACCTCCGTTATTAAAACAGGCGATATCATTAAAGTGGATGGAAGCACGGGTATTGTAACTATTATAAAAAAGGCTTAA
- a CDS encoding PEP/pyruvate-binding domain-containing protein produces MSEQWIYWLKEVGTEHNDIIGKKCANLGELTRGGFRVPPGFALGVGAYDRFMNETDATVRLLKYLESFKADPEDVADTPKYDALSKEIRSLVESIKMPPTMEKTIREYYLGLCRETGMENAFVATRSAGPKSHPGQYETYLNVSGEEDVIKNVIRVWASTFNTRSIIARARLNLPLHYDPIGVAVLTMVDAKAAGVIFTVNPVNGDQSKVAIDASFGFGEAVVSGNVTPDHYLVDKVTLEIDERVVSDKGAEFAYNPETRIIEYKELPEAQRKIACLEEKEIIELTKIAKKVEAHFGCPQDIEYSISKTIPFPESIFLVQARPESVWGKKKKETVLGKKSGFELLFEKATTPIKLS; encoded by the coding sequence ATGTCGGAACAATGGATCTACTGGTTAAAGGAAGTGGGGACCGAACACAATGATATTATCGGGAAAAAATGCGCTAATCTGGGAGAGCTGACCAGGGGTGGTTTTCGTGTTCCACCGGGTTTTGCCCTGGGAGTGGGCGCCTATGATCGTTTTATGAACGAGACTGATGCCACCGTTCGTCTTCTGAAATATCTTGAGTCTTTCAAGGCTGATCCGGAAGATGTAGCGGACACCCCAAAATATGATGCCCTTTCCAAGGAAATCCGGTCGTTAGTCGAATCGATAAAAATGCCTCCCACCATGGAAAAAACCATACGGGAATATTATCTTGGACTGTGCAGAGAAACAGGCATGGAGAATGCCTTTGTAGCGACTCGATCAGCCGGCCCCAAAAGCCATCCCGGACAATATGAAACCTATCTCAATGTAAGCGGCGAAGAGGATGTCATCAAGAATGTCATTCGTGTCTGGGCAAGCACTTTTAATACCCGATCGATCATTGCCAGAGCCAGGTTGAATCTTCCCCTCCATTACGATCCGATAGGCGTTGCCGTCCTGACGATGGTAGATGCCAAGGCGGCCGGAGTGATATTCACGGTTAACCCCGTTAACGGGGATCAATCAAAAGTAGCCATCGATGCCAGTTTTGGGTTCGGTGAAGCAGTGGTCTCCGGCAATGTTACGCCAGATCACTATCTGGTTGATAAAGTGACTCTCGAGATTGACGAGAGAGTGGTATCGGACAAAGGTGCCGAATTTGCCTATAACCCGGAAACACGGATCATTGAATACAAGGAATTACCCGAGGCCCAGAGAAAAATCGCCTGTCTTGAGGAAAAAGAAATTATCGAACTCACCAAAATCGCCAAAAAAGTGGAGGCCCACTTTGGCTGCCCCCAGGATATCGAATATTCGATTTCCAAGACCATACCCTTTCCTGAAAGTATCTTTCTGGTTCAGGCCCGTCCCGAGAGTGTCTGGGGAAAGAAGAAGAAAGAAACGGTTTTGGGCAAGAAGAGCGGTTTTGAATTGTTATTTGAAAAGGCGACTACCCCGATTAAACTTTCCTGA
- a CDS encoding response regulator has translation MSKENILAGKRILIVDDEPDILDILEESLTTSELSRASNFSSAKEMLETKVFDLAILDIMGVDGYALLEIANSKNIPAVMLTAHAFTPDNLLKSMKEGAVAYLPKEEITGITEFLAELFKAKEKGLSPWAPWENRFPPSYFSTRFGAAWRSADKEFLDQLKEILRQRSSSKK, from the coding sequence ATGTCGAAAGAGAATATACTCGCGGGAAAAAGAATTCTCATCGTTGATGATGAACCGGATATTTTAGATATCCTCGAAGAATCACTGACAACAAGTGAACTTTCGAGAGCCTCAAATTTTAGTTCGGCTAAAGAGATGCTGGAAACAAAGGTTTTCGATCTGGCCATCCTGGATATCATGGGTGTCGACGGCTATGCCTTGCTTGAAATAGCCAACAGTAAAAATATTCCGGCGGTCATGCTTACAGCCCATGCCTTTACACCGGATAATCTTCTTAAGTCCATGAAAGAGGGGGCTGTTGCTTATCTGCCCAAGGAAGAAATCACCGGGATCACTGAATTCCTGGCGGAATTATTTAAAGCCAAAGAAAAAGGCCTGTCCCCTTGGGCCCCATGGGAGAATAGATTTCCCCCTTCCTATTTTTCAACACGATTCGGAGCGGCCTGGAGAAGTGCGGATAAGGAATTTCTCGATCAATTGAAAGAAATTTTAAGGCAGAGGAGCTCTTCGAAAAAGTAA
- the ppcB gene encoding phenylphosphate carboxylase subunit beta: MKDLRDFIVMAEKEGMLKRIKPEVDWDLELSHIAKLNEEKSGPALLFENIKGYQTPLMTSIFTTTQRLALIMGEPRESTLVDLMRVWVGKGETKIPPKWVDSGPCKENILKGDDIDLFKFPVPKFFPKDGGRYFGTAHFVVTKDPDSGWVNLGTYRLQLLDKNHLGTQFIKGKHADIMLKKYQAMKKPMPVAVVVGCDPLLFLMGAARLSAFESEYDLAGSIRGQAIEVVKAETNDLPVPATAEIVVEGEVDAEAFMPEGPFGEYTGYYSGVGTDPRNFIKVNCVTHRNNPIFMATTVGRAVTDTHMTMALSYGATLWQQLVAMRIPGLKAVYCPPEGSGRFLAIISLKQMYPGHADQVLTAAISTEMGAYGLKTVIVVDDDIDPWDIPRVMYALSFRFQPNRSQVIKRGRSTPLDPSLPLDQRWITGRLLLDATIPYDWKDKPIPIVLDSEMVKKVEARWTELGL; the protein is encoded by the coding sequence ATGAAAGATTTACGTGATTTTATTGTGATGGCTGAAAAGGAAGGGATGTTGAAGCGGATCAAACCCGAGGTGGACTGGGACCTGGAGTTGTCCCATATCGCCAAGCTGAACGAGGAAAAAAGCGGGCCGGCCCTCCTTTTTGAAAATATCAAAGGCTACCAAACCCCCTTGATGACCAGCATTTTTACTACCACCCAGCGCCTGGCCCTGATCATGGGCGAACCCAGAGAATCCACCCTGGTAGATTTGATGCGGGTCTGGGTGGGTAAAGGGGAGACCAAGATCCCGCCCAAATGGGTGGACAGTGGCCCCTGCAAAGAAAACATCCTCAAGGGGGACGACATCGATTTATTCAAATTTCCCGTACCCAAATTCTTCCCCAAAGACGGGGGACGCTATTTTGGGACGGCCCACTTCGTAGTGACCAAAGACCCGGATTCGGGCTGGGTCAATCTGGGGACCTACCGTTTGCAGCTCCTGGACAAGAATCATCTCGGGACCCAGTTTATCAAAGGCAAACATGCCGATATCATGCTCAAGAAATATCAGGCCATGAAAAAACCCATGCCCGTGGCTGTGGTAGTCGGCTGTGACCCCTTGTTGTTCCTCATGGGTGCGGCCCGCTTATCGGCCTTCGAATCGGAATATGATTTAGCCGGCTCGATTCGAGGCCAGGCCATCGAAGTGGTCAAAGCGGAAACCAATGACTTGCCCGTACCGGCCACGGCCGAGATTGTCGTCGAAGGCGAAGTGGATGCCGAGGCCTTTATGCCTGAAGGTCCTTTCGGAGAATATACCGGCTATTATTCCGGCGTCGGCACCGACCCCAGGAATTTTATCAAAGTCAATTGTGTGACCCATCGGAACAACCCCATCTTTATGGCCACCACCGTGGGCCGGGCTGTAACCGATACCCACATGACCATGGCTTTAAGCTATGGGGCGACCTTGTGGCAGCAATTGGTGGCCATGCGCATACCGGGATTGAAGGCCGTCTACTGCCCACCTGAAGGGTCAGGGAGATTTCTGGCCATCATTTCCCTTAAACAGATGTACCCCGGCCACGCCGATCAGGTCCTGACCGCCGCCATCTCCACGGAAATGGGCGCCTATGGCCTGAAAACCGTGATCGTCGTCGATGACGATATCGATCCCTGGGATATTCCCCGAGTCATGTATGCCTTGAGCTTCCGGTTCCAGCCGAACCGGTCTCAAGTCATCAAACGGGGAAGGTCCACCCCCCTTGATCCGTCTCTTCCTCTTGACCAGAGGTGGATCACCGGAAGACTTCTTCTCGATGCGACCATCCCTTATGACTGGAAGGATAAACCGATTCCCATCGTCTTGGATTCCGAGATGGTCAAAAAAGTCGAGGCCCGCTGGACGGAGTTGGGGTTGTAA